A genome region from Variovorax paradoxus includes the following:
- a CDS encoding c-type cytochrome, translating to MARRNACMACHGLVHKQVGPGFAQIAQRYRNDAEAPVRLAAKIRNGSVGTWGRVIMPRQTQVSEADAQALARWVLSQPDPPS from the coding sequence ATGGCAAGAAGAAACGCCTGCATGGCCTGCCACGGACTCGTCCACAAGCAGGTCGGACCGGGCTTCGCGCAGATCGCGCAGCGCTATCGCAACGATGCCGAGGCGCCCGTGCGACTGGCCGCGAAGATCCGCAACGGCAGCGTCGGCACCTGGGGCCGCGTCATCATGCCGAGGCAGACACAGGTCTCCGAAGCCGATGCACAGGCGTTGGCGCGGTGGGTGCTGTCCCAGCCGGACCCGCCTTCCTGA
- a CDS encoding PPK2 family polyphosphate kinase — protein sequence MASFKKYRVGDKFKLSHIDPDDTPFCEGDEAAQRAEVDALAVELDELQDLLHAEGKRKLLLVLQGLDTSGKDGTVRWVFSRTSPLGVRVTAFKAPNDEERARDYLWRCHAAVPRTGEIMVWNRSHYEDVLVPVVEGWIDKAEARRRYAQINDFERLLVETGTVVVKCMLHIDKDEQRERLQARIDTPGKQWKFSMDDLEVRTKWSAYQQAYQNALSHTSTDHAPWHVIPANSKRHRNVMVAQLLVKTMRQMKLKPPPPDPALKGMIVK from the coding sequence ATGGCCAGCTTCAAGAAATACCGCGTCGGCGACAAGTTCAAGCTCTCGCACATCGATCCTGACGACACGCCCTTCTGCGAAGGCGACGAGGCCGCACAGCGCGCGGAGGTCGATGCATTGGCGGTCGAGCTCGACGAGCTCCAGGACCTGCTGCATGCCGAAGGCAAGCGCAAGCTGCTGCTGGTACTGCAGGGCCTGGACACCAGCGGCAAGGACGGCACGGTTCGCTGGGTGTTCTCGCGCACCTCGCCACTGGGCGTGCGCGTGACTGCATTCAAGGCCCCGAACGATGAGGAGCGCGCGCGCGACTACCTCTGGCGCTGCCATGCGGCCGTGCCACGCACCGGCGAGATCATGGTGTGGAACCGCAGCCACTACGAGGATGTGCTGGTGCCCGTGGTCGAAGGCTGGATCGACAAGGCCGAAGCCAGGCGCCGCTATGCGCAGATCAACGACTTCGAACGGCTGCTCGTCGAGACCGGCACCGTCGTCGTCAAATGCATGCTGCACATCGACAAGGACGAGCAGCGCGAACGGCTGCAGGCGCGCATCGACACACCGGGCAAGCAATGGAAGTTCAGCATGGACGACCTCGAAGTGCGCACCAAGTGGAGCGCCTACCAGCAGGCCTACCAGAACGCGCTGAGCCACACCTCGACCGACCACGCGCCCTGGCATGTGATCCCGGCCAACAGCAAGCGGCACCGCAACGTGATGGTCGCGCAACTGCTGGTGAAGACCATGCGGCAGATGAAGCTGAAGCCCCCTCCGCCAGACCCGGCACTGAAGGGAATGATCGTCAAGTGA
- a CDS encoding RNA-binding S4 domain-containing protein translates to MERLRIDKWLWAARFFKTRSLAAEEIGKNRVQVNGDVAKASREVKPGDTVAMRLGPLTRTVTVRGLSGQRGPAPVAQQLYEETPESIAAQAAFRELRRTGSEPALAIEQGRPTKRDRRELDGAVRQHADWDNRWSASLDPDDDDR, encoded by the coding sequence ATGGAACGTCTTCGCATCGACAAATGGCTCTGGGCCGCACGCTTCTTCAAGACGCGCTCGCTGGCCGCCGAGGAAATCGGCAAGAACCGCGTGCAGGTCAACGGCGACGTCGCGAAGGCCTCGCGCGAGGTCAAGCCCGGCGACACCGTGGCCATGCGGCTCGGCCCGCTCACGCGGACCGTGACGGTGCGCGGTCTGAGCGGCCAGCGCGGACCGGCGCCGGTGGCGCAGCAGCTCTACGAGGAAACGCCCGAGAGTATCGCGGCACAGGCCGCTTTCCGCGAACTGCGCCGCACCGGCAGCGAGCCGGCGCTGGCCATCGAGCAGGGCCGCCCCACCAAGCGCGACCGGCGCGAGCTAGACGGCGCCGTGCGCCAGCATGCCGACTGGGACAACCGCTGGAGCGCATCGCTCGACCCGGACGACGACGATCGCTGA
- a CDS encoding sensor histidine kinase, protein MTRATSLRARLLLGILAPIAVFIVINSVSVYRQSLAAATTAYDRTLLASAKTIGEQLDVEGYDELAQLRAIVPYSALEAFEADNRSRLFYRVSALDGEMISGFAELPFWRGRIPDRSAYAALVDFYDAQFRNQPVRVAVLLQPVASARGRGMAVVQVAETLEIRETLARKLLVDMLWRQFLLMGVIAMATVFVVQRATQPVRELGEAIQKRPADDLSPIDAPDAPRELRPLIDATTQVMGRLQGLLDHQKRFVRDSAHQLRTPLAVLKAQVQSARRGDVAPEQAFGEISQTVERATTLANQMLSLAKVEQLRQQPESVTLDFGEVVRQIVLDLSPLVADKALDFELDIGPPVPVQAHHWMLQELTRNLLHNAIKLSPAGAPLSVSVRPEGSEAVLTVRDSGPGISPELRQRLFAPFSAGSTSSGSGLGLAICREIVIALKGRIALDNRAAGGLDAVVRLPLAP, encoded by the coding sequence ATGACCCGCGCGACCTCGTTGCGCGCCCGGCTGCTGCTCGGCATCCTCGCGCCGATTGCCGTGTTCATCGTGATCAACAGCGTGAGCGTGTACCGCCAGAGCCTGGCGGCCGCCACCACCGCCTACGACCGGACCCTGCTGGCCTCGGCCAAGACCATCGGCGAACAGCTCGACGTGGAGGGCTACGACGAGCTGGCGCAACTGCGCGCGATCGTGCCCTACTCCGCGCTCGAGGCCTTCGAGGCCGACAACCGCAGCCGGCTCTTCTACCGCGTGTCGGCGCTCGACGGCGAGATGATCTCGGGCTTCGCCGAACTGCCCTTCTGGCGCGGCCGCATTCCCGACCGGAGCGCCTATGCGGCACTGGTCGATTTCTACGATGCACAGTTCCGCAACCAGCCGGTGCGCGTGGCCGTGCTGCTGCAGCCGGTGGCCAGCGCGCGCGGCCGCGGCATGGCGGTGGTACAGGTGGCCGAGACGCTGGAGATTCGCGAGACGCTCGCGCGCAAGCTGCTGGTCGACATGCTGTGGCGCCAGTTCCTGCTTATGGGCGTGATCGCCATGGCCACGGTGTTCGTGGTCCAGCGCGCCACGCAGCCGGTCCGCGAGCTCGGCGAGGCCATCCAGAAGCGGCCGGCCGACGACCTCTCGCCCATCGACGCGCCCGATGCGCCGCGCGAGCTGCGTCCGCTCATCGATGCCACCACGCAGGTGATGGGGCGGCTGCAGGGCCTGCTCGACCACCAGAAGCGCTTCGTGCGCGACAGCGCCCACCAGTTGCGCACGCCGCTCGCGGTGCTGAAGGCGCAGGTGCAGTCGGCGCGCCGCGGCGACGTGGCGCCCGAGCAGGCGTTCGGCGAGATCAGCCAGACAGTCGAGCGCGCGACGACGCTGGCCAACCAGATGCTGTCGCTCGCGAAGGTCGAGCAGCTGCGCCAGCAGCCGGAGTCGGTAACGCTCGACTTCGGCGAGGTGGTGCGGCAGATCGTGCTCGACCTGTCGCCGCTGGTCGCCGACAAGGCGCTCGACTTCGAACTCGACATCGGCCCGCCGGTGCCCGTGCAGGCGCACCACTGGATGCTGCAGGAGCTCACGCGCAACCTGCTGCACAACGCGATCAAGCTGAGCCCGGCCGGCGCGCCGCTGTCGGTCTCGGTGCGTCCCGAAGGCAGCGAAGCGGTGCTGACGGTGCGCGACAGCGGACCGGGCATCTCGCCCGAACTGCGCCAGCGCCTGTTCGCGCCGTTCTCGGCCGGAAGCACCTCGAGCGGCTCCGGGCTGGGCCTGGCGATCTGCCGGGAGATCGTGATCGCGCTGAAGGGCCGCATTGCGCTGGACAACCGCGCAGCCGGCGGGCTGGATGCCGTCGTGCGGCTGCCGCTGGCACCCTAG
- a CDS encoding response regulator transcription factor → MKLLLVEDDPSMQITLQRTLGRRRIDVRVCGDGAEAVGQWRAIEPDVVALDLTLPNLDGLQVLAQARAEGLRTPVLLLTARGTVGDRIMGLNAGADDYLPKPFDLDELEARIRALRRRSQSAIPGLDMGLNPQEVGGLRFEPDNGAIYHRAELLELTPRELALLKALMMKPGHAVTKERLFELVFPGETDVQYEAIEVVVYRLRKKLSGTGAVLMTMRGLGYLLRPET, encoded by the coding sequence ATGAAGCTCCTGCTGGTCGAAGACGATCCCTCGATGCAGATCACCCTGCAGCGCACCCTCGGGCGCCGCCGCATCGACGTGCGCGTCTGCGGCGACGGCGCGGAGGCCGTGGGCCAGTGGCGCGCCATCGAGCCCGACGTGGTCGCGCTCGACCTCACTCTTCCCAACCTCGACGGCCTGCAGGTGCTGGCGCAGGCACGCGCCGAAGGCCTGCGCACGCCGGTGCTCCTGCTGACGGCGCGCGGCACGGTCGGCGACCGCATCATGGGACTGAACGCCGGTGCCGACGACTACCTTCCCAAGCCCTTCGACCTCGACGAACTCGAGGCGCGCATCCGCGCGCTGCGCCGCCGCAGCCAGAGCGCCATACCGGGCCTGGACATGGGGCTGAACCCGCAGGAAGTCGGCGGCCTGCGCTTCGAGCCCGACAACGGCGCCATCTACCACCGCGCAGAGCTGCTCGAGCTCACGCCGCGCGAACTGGCGCTGCTGAAGGCGCTGATGATGAAGCCGGGCCACGCAGTGACCAAGGAGCGCCTGTTCGAGCTGGTGTTTCCGGGCGAGACCGACGTGCAGTACGAGGCCATCGAGGTGGTGGTGTACCGGCTGCGCAAGAAGCTCTCGGGCACGGGCGCCGTGCTGATGACGATGCGCGGCCTCGGCTATCTGCTGCGCCCTGAGACATGA
- a CDS encoding tripartite tricarboxylate transporter substrate binding protein has protein sequence MRRDTFLKSLAALAATGALPMSALAAANVKMMIPANPGGGWDTTGRALGKALTDAKVADTVAYDNKGGAAGALGLAQFVNGSKGDANALMVMGSVMLGGIITGKPPVKLEQATPIARLTTEYNVFVLPANSPLKTMKDVVDQLKKDPGSVKWGGGSRGSTEHIAAAMIAQKVGADPSKINYVAFRGGGEATAAILGGNVTVGGSGYSEFAEYIAAGKMKAIAVTSAQRLPGINVPTLKEQGIDVEIGNWRGVYGAPGISAEQRKALTDMVLAALKSGSWAESLKKNDWTAAVLSGDAFSKFVDDDFASLRAIMTKSGMV, from the coding sequence ATGCGTCGCGATACCTTTCTGAAGTCTTTGGCCGCACTGGCCGCCACCGGGGCACTGCCGATGTCCGCCCTGGCCGCCGCCAACGTCAAGATGATGATCCCCGCCAATCCGGGCGGTGGCTGGGACACCACCGGCCGTGCGCTGGGCAAGGCACTCACCGACGCCAAGGTTGCCGACACGGTCGCCTACGACAACAAGGGCGGTGCCGCCGGCGCACTGGGCCTCGCCCAGTTCGTGAACGGTTCCAAGGGCGATGCCAACGCGCTGATGGTCATGGGCTCGGTCATGCTGGGCGGCATCATCACCGGCAAGCCGCCGGTCAAGCTCGAGCAGGCCACGCCCATCGCGCGCCTGACCACCGAATACAACGTGTTCGTGCTGCCCGCCAACTCGCCGCTGAAGACCATGAAGGACGTGGTCGACCAGCTCAAGAAGGACCCGGGCAGCGTCAAGTGGGGCGGCGGTTCGCGCGGCTCCACCGAGCACATCGCCGCGGCCATGATCGCGCAGAAGGTCGGCGCCGACCCCTCAAAGATCAACTACGTGGCCTTCCGCGGAGGCGGCGAGGCCACCGCCGCCATCCTGGGGGGCAACGTCACCGTGGGCGGCAGCGGCTACAGCGAGTTCGCCGAGTACATCGCCGCCGGCAAGATGAAGGCCATCGCCGTCACTTCGGCACAGCGCCTGCCGGGCATCAACGTGCCGACGCTGAAGGAGCAGGGCATCGACGTCGAGATCGGCAACTGGCGCGGCGTGTACGGCGCGCCGGGCATCTCGGCCGAACAGCGCAAGGCGCTGACCGACATGGTGCTCGCCGCGCTCAAGAGCGGCTCGTGGGCCGAATCGCTCAAGAAGAACGACTGGACCGCGGCCGTGCTGTCGGGCGACGCGTTCTCGAAGTTCGTCGACGACGACTTCGCCAGCCTGCGCGCCATCATGACCAAGTCGGGCATGGTCTGA
- a CDS encoding tripartite tricarboxylate transporter TctB family protein, with protein sequence MTTPDSSASPQAAATWPQTLVGVGVLLTGAALAFGAIGISSEAGYGGVGPNFLPWLVSIVLIVCGAWITWEARTGGFRELDAPSGADRAYWPGFIWVSAGLLLNAALITTIGFILSCALCYLLAVQGLRRAAGQPSANSPGTWVVDFLTGVAISAPVFWMFTKFLAISLPGLTATGWI encoded by the coding sequence ATGACAACTCCAGACTCCTCGGCCTCCCCACAGGCCGCGGCCACATGGCCGCAAACACTGGTCGGCGTCGGCGTGCTGCTGACCGGCGCCGCGCTGGCCTTCGGCGCGATCGGCATCTCGTCCGAAGCCGGCTACGGCGGCGTCGGCCCCAACTTCCTTCCCTGGCTGGTGTCGATCGTGCTGATCGTCTGCGGCGCCTGGATCACCTGGGAGGCGCGCACCGGCGGCTTCCGCGAGCTCGATGCGCCCAGCGGTGCCGACCGCGCCTACTGGCCCGGCTTCATCTGGGTGTCGGCGGGGCTGCTGCTCAACGCGGCGCTCATCACCACCATCGGTTTCATCCTGAGCTGCGCGCTGTGCTACCTGCTCGCGGTGCAGGGCCTGCGCCGCGCCGCCGGCCAGCCCTCTGCGAATTCGCCGGGCACGTGGGTCGTCGATTTCCTGACCGGCGTCGCCATCTCGGCGCCGGTCTTCTGGATGTTCACCAAGTTCCTGGCCATCAGCCTGCCGGGCCTCACCGCCACAGGGTGGATCTGA